The proteins below are encoded in one region of Pelecanus crispus isolate bPelCri1 chromosome 4, bPelCri1.pri, whole genome shotgun sequence:
- the GABRA4 gene encoding gamma-aminobutyric acid receptor subunit alpha-4 isoform X2 has protein sequence MQRWFLPRSHLTGPPGQSKKEEKLWPENFTSILNSLLDGYDNRLRPGFGGPVTEVKTDIYVTSFGPVSDVEMEYTMDVFFRQTWVDKRLKYDGPIEILRLNNLMVSKVWTPDTFFRNGKKSVAHNMTAPNKLFRIMRNGTILYTMRLTISAECPMRLVDFPMDGHACPLKFGSYAYPKSEMIYTWTKGPEKSVEVPEESSSLVQYDLLGHTVSTETIKSITGEYIVMTVYFHLRRKMGYFMIQTYIPCIMTVILSQVSFWINKESVPARTVFGITTVLTMTTLSISARHSLPKVSYATAMDWFIAVCFAFVFSALIEFAAVNYFTNIQMEKAKRKTVKSLLEFPVAPIQRKRKPESHSQNTDANSNVRKRTNATVQSEVDGGSRIDTRHSSIQPPSVAQGSSDITPHSLSASSPNPFTRINASETLSSARATPPAPPSTPILTGFISQHATAGSPSIQHLLGSRLEQIQTTTPNTLGASAKPSAATPPAPPASHSGTSKIDKYARILFPVTFGAFNMVYWVVYLSKDTMEKSESLM, from the exons GTCCTGTTACTGAAGTCAAAACAGATATATATGTCACCAGTTTTGGACCTGTTTCTGATGTAGAAATG GAGTATACAATGGATGTCTTCTTCCGTCAGACATGGGTAgacaaaagattaaaatatgaTGGCCCTATTGAAATTTTAAGACTTAATAACTTGATGGTTTCAAAGGTGTGGACTCCTGACACCTTCTTCAGGAATGGGAAAAAGTCTGTTGCACATAATATGACAGCCCcaaataaactcttcagaatAATGAGAAATGGCACCATCCTGTACACAATGAG GCTTACAATAAGTGCAGAGTGTCCCATGAGATTAGTGGATTTTCCCATGGATGGTCATGCTTGTCCTCTCAAATTTGGGAGTT ATGCTTATCCAAAGAGTGAAATGATTTATACCTGGACAAAAGGACCTGAGAAGTCAGTGGAAGTTCCTGAGGAGTCTTCCAGTTTAGTTCAGTATGACCTGCTTGGGCATACGGTATCCACTGAAACCATTAAATCTATTACAG gtgaatATATTGTTATGACAGTTTACTTCCACCTCAGACGGAAAATGGGTTATTTTATGATTCAGACCTATATCCCATGCATTATGACCGTGATCCTTTCTCAAGTTTCATTTTGGATAAATAAGGAGTCCGTTCCAGCTAGAACTGTGTTTG GAATAACCACAGTGTTGACAATGACGACACTAAGCATCAGTGCAAGACATTCACTGCCAAAAGTATCCTATGCTACTGCCATGGACTGGTTCATAGCGGTCTGCTTTGCCTTTGTGTTCTCTGCTCTTATTGAGTTTGCTGCTGTCAACTATTTTACTAATATTCAAATGGAAAAAGCCAAAAGGAAGACGGTAAAATCCCTTCTTGAATTTCCAGTTGCTccaatacaaagaaaaagaa agcCTGAGTCCCACTCCCAGAA TACAGATGCCAATTCAAATGTGAGGAAAAGAACGAATGCCACAGTACAGTCTGAAGTTGATGGTGGGAGCCGAATTGACACAAGGCACAGCTCCATCCAGCCTCCCTCTGTAGCTCAGGGGTCTTCTGACATTACACCCCACTCCCTTTCTGCATCAAGTCCCAACCCTTTCACACGCATCAATGCATCAGAGACATTATCTTCTGCAAGAGCTacccctccagctcctccttctACCCCAATTTTAACTGGATTTATATCCCAGCATGCCACAGCTGGATCCCCTTCCATTCAGCACTTGCTTGGATCTAGACTGGAGCAGATTCAGACCACCACACCTAATACATTAGGAGCATCTGCAAAGCCATCTGCTGCCACACCACCTGCTCCCCCCGCCTCCCACTCTGGCACGAGTAAGATAGACAAATATGCAcgcattttatttcctgttacCTTCGGAGCATTTAACATGGTCTACTGGGTGGTGTATCTATCCAAGGATACCATGGAAAAATCAGAAAGTCTAATGTAG